In Symphalangus syndactylus isolate Jambi chromosome 14, NHGRI_mSymSyn1-v2.1_pri, whole genome shotgun sequence, one DNA window encodes the following:
- the ZNF750 gene encoding zinc finger protein 750, protein MSLLKERKPKKPHYIPRPPGKPFKYKCFQCPFTCNEKSHLFNHMKYGLCKNSITLVSEQDRVPKCPKSNSLDPKQTNQPDATAKPSSSKSGANGLSAFDSKLQHSSAREDIKENLELQARGTHRCPGQKPALHRASACESPAPEAALGAQPALEGAARPSAFVPVGEHRLKGPDNAEAPETLALHNPTAKAASFHTKSAFHAPGYPWKAGSPFLPPEFPHKISSTKGLGAISPYVHPTIPEYPPHFYTEHGLATIYSPYLLAGSSPECDAPLLSVYGAQDARHFLPHLGPIPKHLTPSPATYDHYRFFQQYPSNLPIPYGFYRPESAFSSYGLRLPPVAGLTRDQSSHLLEEATLVYPASSPSRLNPSDPNRKHVEFESPIPEAKDSSKAGQRDTEGSKMSPRAGSAATGSPGRPSPTNFMQTSQTCEGLYDLSNKVASSARGRLHQPEQSLTAFKPVKKSTECRPAQAPESRAESPVSLNVGDGDPPAPTGSASLVSEAAPSSPDDSSRIGPLNLSKKSEINLAATHEPMYQGGPQAETASFSELQDLPLNLSVKDPCNAQAPRPAFPGRPRAAEPAAAVPQKTGTEGSEDGPSHPETKPGSLDGDGAPPTGPGEEAPDARAVDSSEEQKQTAAVALCQLAAYSPGNIRVGDGDAVAPEPACQQDTPTLSSMESQEAQCDLRPKGQKRTSQRDAGKSQQGAKKAKLQDTARVFTLRRRARVS, encoded by the exons ATGAGTCTTCTCAAAGAGCGGAAGCCAAAAAAGCCACATTACATCCCCAGGCCTCCAGGAAAGCCCTTCAAGTATAAATGTTTCCAATGTCCCTTTACTTGCAATGAGAAGTCACATCTTTTTAATCACATGAAGTACGGTCTTTGTAAAAACTCGATTACTTTAGTATCAGAGCAGGATCGAGTTCCCAAGTGCCCTAAATCTAACTCGCTAGACCCTAAGCAAACCAACCAGCCCGATGCCACGGCGAAGCCATCGTCTTCCAAGTCTGGCGCAAACGGACTCTCCGCCTTCGACTCAAAGCTTCAGCACAGCTCTGCCAGGGAAGACATCAAGGAAAACCTGGAGCTGCAAGCCCGGGGAACCCACAGGTGCCCGGGACAGAAGCCAGCCCTCCACAGGGCATCAGCGTGCGAGAGTCCAGCTCCGGAAGCCGCCCTCGGTGCCCAGCCTGCTCTGGAAGGCGCGGCTCGGCCTTCTGCATTTGTTCCAGTCGGCGAGCACAGACTCAAGGGGCCAGACAACGCCGAGGCGCCTGAGACACTGGCTTTACACAACCCCACCGCCAAGGCCGCCTCTTTCCACACCAAGTCGGCCTTCCACGCCCCTGGCTACCCCTGGAAAGCCGGCTCACCTTTCCTCCCACCAGAGTTTCCACATAAAATCTCATCTACAAAGGGGCTTGGGGCCATTTCCCCTTACGTGCACCCCACCATCCCCGAGTACCCGCCTCACTTTTACACAGAGCACGGGCTGGCCACCATCTACTCACCTTACCTGCTGGCTGGGAGCTCGCCCGAGTGTGACGCACCCCTGCTGTCAGTCTACGGAGCCCAAGACGCGAGACACTTCCTGCCTCACCTGGGGCCGATCCCTAAGCACCTGACTCCATCTCCAGCCACATACGATCATTACAGGTTTTTCCAGCAATATCCCTCTAATCTGCCGATTCCTTACGGATTTTACAGGCCAGAGTCTGCATTTTCCTCCTATGGTCTCAGACTCCCACCTGTTGCTGGCCTCACCCGAGATCAGAGCTCTCACCTGCTTGAAGAGGCCACCCTGGTCTATCCAGCCTCGAGTCCTTCCAGGTTAAACCCTTCAGACCCCAACAGAAAACACGTCGAGTTCGAAAGTCCAATTCCTGAGGCTAAAGACTCCTCCAAGGCTGGGCAGAGAGACACGGAAGGGTCCAAAATGAGCCCCCGTGCAGGGAGCGCAGCCACAGGCTCCCCAGGGAGGCCGAGCCCCACCAACTTCATGCAGACGAGCCAGACCTGTGAAGGCCTGTACGACCTCTCCAACAAGGTGGCCTCCAGTGCACGGGGAAGACTCCACCAGCCAGAGCAAAGCCTCACAGCCTTCAAGCCTGTTAAGAAAAGCACAGAATGCcgacctgcccaggctcctgaGAGCAGAGCAGAATCTCCGGTAAG CCTCAACGTTGGGGACGGAGACCCTCCCGCTCCGACCGGGAGCGCTTCTCTCGTCTCGGAGGCCGCGCCTTCCAGTCCGGACGACAGCTCCAGGATAGGCCCCCTCAACCTCTCCAAGAAATCAGAGATAAACCTGGCAGCCACGCATGAACCCATGTACCAAGGTGGCCCCCAGGCAGAAACCGCCAGCTTCTCAGAGCTGCAGGACCTTCCTCTCAATCTCTCCGTGAAGGACCCCTGTAACGCCCAGGCTCCGAGGCCTGCCTTCCCCGGCCGACCACGAGCTGCAGAACCTGCTGCTGCTGTTCCACAGAAGACTGGGACAGAAGGTTCTGAGGATGGGCCCAGCCACCCTGAGACCAAGCCAGGCAGCCTTGACGGTGACGGGGCCCCACCCACAGGCCCCGGCGAGGAGGCTCCAGACGCACGCGCGGTGGACAGCAGCGAGGAGCAGAAGCAGACGGCAGCCGTGGCCCTGTGCCAGCTGGCGGCCTACAGCCCCGGGAACATCCGGGTGGGCGATGGGGATGCTGTGGCTCCGGAACCTGCCTGCCAGCAAGACACACCCACACTCAGCTCCATGGAGAGCCAAGAGGCCCAGTGTGACCTCAGACCCAAAGGACAAAAGAGGACAAGTCAAAGGGATGCTGGAAAATCCCAGCAAGGAGCTAAGAAGGCGAAGCTGCAGGACACGGCCAGAGTGTTCACACTACGAAGGAGGGCCCGGGTGTCCTAA